In a genomic window of Flavobacterium sp. KACC 22761:
- a CDS encoding PQQ-binding-like beta-propeller repeat protein yields the protein MKRTFTSILLYFFLIFTSNAFSQNKTVNAFTNRIFNGKGYRPLADLKWKFKTDGKIFSSPIVKNGAIYIGSEDVFLYCINEKSGNLNWKFKTNGAVHSSASIYNNIVYFGSFDGYYYAVNATSGKEIWKFQTKGEHWYQEIGMWGMKPNDMLMNDLWDFYLSSPVVYKDKNNALVIFGSSDGNMYAVDPKNGTLKWTFKTNDPIHSTPVIEKENLYFGGWDGNFYALDCKTGKEKWHFSTEVKTGFKGIQASAIVANGLVYFGARDPFLFALDVETGKLVWKYNAENSWILSSAVVQDNILYVGTSDTYALLALDAKTGQEKYRFKGNGYIYSSPAISGNTAYFGDFSGNFFALNLLSNGKESDFVSTENRKKYAPEILNNNHLDFGYASQQADLSVYAENLKVMDEFYKIGPIVSSPFINNNTIYFGSADGYLYAYNSRKEK from the coding sequence ATGAAAAGAACTTTTACTTCTATCCTGCTCTATTTCTTTTTAATTTTTACTTCCAATGCTTTTTCTCAGAATAAAACCGTCAATGCATTTACAAATCGAATTTTTAATGGAAAAGGTTATCGGCCATTGGCAGATTTAAAATGGAAATTTAAAACAGATGGAAAAATCTTTTCCTCGCCAATTGTTAAAAACGGAGCAATTTATATAGGAAGTGAAGATGTTTTTTTATACTGCATCAATGAAAAATCAGGAAACCTCAACTGGAAATTCAAAACCAATGGCGCAGTTCACAGTTCGGCTAGCATCTATAATAATATTGTTTATTTTGGAAGTTTCGACGGGTATTATTATGCCGTAAATGCAACATCAGGAAAAGAAATATGGAAATTTCAAACTAAAGGCGAACATTGGTACCAAGAAATTGGAATGTGGGGAATGAAGCCAAACGACATGCTGATGAACGATTTATGGGATTTTTATTTATCATCTCCGGTTGTTTATAAAGACAAAAATAATGCTTTAGTAATTTTCGGAAGCAGTGATGGAAATATGTACGCTGTCGACCCAAAAAACGGCACTTTAAAATGGACATTCAAAACAAATGATCCTATCCACAGTACTCCTGTTATCGAAAAAGAGAATTTGTATTTTGGAGGATGGGATGGAAATTTCTACGCCTTAGACTGTAAAACCGGAAAAGAGAAATGGCATTTTTCAACTGAAGTCAAAACTGGATTTAAAGGTATTCAGGCTTCTGCTATTGTTGCAAATGGATTGGTTTATTTTGGCGCCAGAGATCCTTTTTTGTTTGCACTTGACGTAGAAACCGGAAAATTAGTTTGGAAATATAATGCCGAAAATTCATGGATTTTGAGTTCGGCTGTTGTTCAAGACAATATACTTTACGTTGGAACTTCTGATACTTATGCATTATTGGCGCTTGACGCGAAAACAGGTCAGGAAAAGTACCGATTTAAAGGAAATGGATATATTTATTCTTCGCCAGCTATTTCAGGAAACACGGCTTATTTTGGTGATTTTAGCGGTAATTTTTTCGCTTTAAACTTGCTTTCCAACGGAAAAGAATCTGATTTTGTGAGTACGGAAAACAGAAAAAAATATGCTCCTGAAATTCTCAATAACAATCATCTTGATTTTGGATATGCTTCCCAACAAGCTGATTTATCCGTTTATGCGGAAAACTTAAAAGTTATGGATGAATTCTATAAAATTGGCCCAATTGTTTCATCGCCATTCATAAACAACAATACCATTTATTTTGGAAGCGCAGATGGTTACTTATATGCTTATAATTCGAGAAAGGAAAAATAA
- a CDS encoding class I SAM-dependent methyltransferase, whose protein sequence is MNPNKALWEKGDFTRVAESMRESGAELVAKIGIKENSNVLDLGCGDGTTAIPSAKLGANVLGVDIARNLVEAGNLRAKKEGLANIVFQEGDATNLNELKDQSYDVTMSIFGAMFAPKPFDVAKEMVRVTKPGGKVIMGNWIPGDPTLIAQILKISAEFTPPPPEGFVSPMLWGIEDNVIERFTDAGVPKENISFERDTFTFKAAFPPSEWLNRLKTYYGPTMNAFEAAEQNGKTSDLYAKLEGLVNSQNQSNDANSTLIPATYLRVTVSV, encoded by the coding sequence ATGAATCCAAACAAAGCATTATGGGAAAAAGGCGATTTCACACGCGTTGCAGAATCTATGAGAGAAAGTGGTGCGGAATTGGTTGCCAAAATTGGAATTAAAGAAAATAGTAACGTTTTAGATCTCGGTTGTGGAGATGGTACTACCGCAATACCTTCGGCAAAATTAGGAGCCAATGTTTTAGGTGTTGATATAGCAAGAAATTTAGTTGAAGCTGGCAATCTTCGGGCAAAAAAGGAAGGATTGGCTAATATTGTATTCCAAGAAGGTGACGCAACTAATTTGAATGAATTGAAAGATCAATCTTATGATGTTACAATGAGCATTTTTGGAGCAATGTTTGCTCCAAAACCTTTTGATGTTGCTAAAGAAATGGTTCGTGTCACAAAACCTGGCGGTAAAGTTATTATGGGTAATTGGATACCGGGAGATCCAACGTTGATTGCGCAAATCTTGAAAATTAGTGCGGAATTTACGCCACCACCACCTGAGGGTTTTGTAAGCCCAATGCTTTGGGGGATTGAGGATAATGTAATTGAAAGATTCACAGATGCTGGCGTTCCTAAAGAAAATATTTCTTTTGAGAGAGATACCTTTACATTTAAAGCAGCATTCCCACCTTCGGAGTGGTTAAATCGATTAAAAACTTACTATGGCCCAACTATGAATGCTTTTGAAGCTGCTGAACAAAATGGCAAAACTTCGGATTTGTATGCTAAACTTGAAGGGTTAGTTAATAGCCAAAACCAAAGTAATGACGCAAATTCTACATTAATTCCCGCAACTTACCTTCGCGTTACGGTTTCGGTTTAA
- a CDS encoding outer membrane beta-barrel family protein — protein sequence MPLKLILALLLFLFSFFVKAQNETQKDSISQKLSEVVVNQDKKTFTNSNGNIKVDVANSIYNTIPNPVDLLSKLPTVQVSADRETISIVGKGNPLIYIDNQKVGMNELNALAVADIKTIEIIQNPSSKYEAEGRTIILITRKFSKKDSFRTEISEVASFKKHFNNYLGFNSSFKKGKLEWKANFNFNRRNPWENHNTAYEIPQASIVSNYDVTANSHVKEYVFGDGLLYKINDEDYFSVNVNGKLRDDNFGINTFTFNKKQNVENNVLTWSDNSSDKNFVNAFMNYSKKIKFIDTQLFAGFQYSNFNQHLWSLVQNNFNETEFEFSQNRDQKFNVDVFSGRIDLEKKFKNEMNLEYGGLYLKAKSYSDSDIFDFEKNKNETLNYDFKEENLAAYIQFSGKLKKIDFSVGLRAENTNVYAKYKADLSPSIDRNYTNLFPKAQFSFAIDSTKSVNLNYAKNIVRPKYSSLSQIATYINPYFLYGSSIKLGPAFTDEITGTFQYLDKSVKMSFYQTKNTVNSTFLFNEETNILTITDVNFKRETGFTIDFTLPFTYKFWTTTNSLIFIKSKVEDNSAQMHSSKPYLYYYSNNSFKLPKNFNYVFSFWGTTAQNDGVFERKANFVLDMSLAKTFGKNWNCALNFNDVFKQTIYTESFAINNISSKSRYLVDAHEISIAVRYSFGKIKDSKYKEKTVDENENRIR from the coding sequence ATGCCGTTGAAACTAATTCTCGCTCTTTTGCTTTTTCTTTTTTCGTTTTTTGTTAAAGCTCAAAATGAAACACAAAAAGATTCTATTTCTCAAAAGTTGAGTGAAGTTGTTGTAAATCAAGACAAAAAGACTTTTACGAATTCAAACGGAAATATTAAAGTTGATGTTGCGAATTCAATTTACAACACGATTCCAAATCCGGTTGATTTGCTTTCAAAATTGCCGACCGTTCAAGTCAGTGCCGATCGTGAAACTATTTCGATTGTAGGCAAAGGAAATCCTTTAATTTATATCGATAATCAAAAAGTTGGAATGAATGAATTGAATGCTTTGGCTGTCGCCGATATTAAAACAATCGAAATCATTCAGAATCCATCTTCAAAATATGAAGCCGAAGGTCGCACTATAATTTTGATTACTCGAAAATTTAGCAAAAAAGACAGTTTTCGAACTGAAATTTCAGAAGTTGCATCTTTTAAAAAACATTTTAATAATTACCTCGGATTCAATTCGAGTTTCAAAAAAGGCAAATTGGAATGGAAAGCTAATTTTAATTTTAATCGGCGAAATCCTTGGGAAAATCATAATACTGCTTATGAAATTCCGCAAGCTTCAATTGTTTCAAATTATGATGTGACGGCAAATTCGCATGTGAAAGAATATGTTTTTGGCGATGGTTTGCTTTATAAAATAAATGACGAAGATTATTTTTCGGTGAATGTAAACGGCAAACTGAGAGATGATAATTTCGGCATCAATACTTTTACTTTTAATAAAAAACAGAATGTCGAAAACAACGTTTTGACGTGGAGTGATAATTCGAGCGACAAGAATTTTGTGAACGCATTTATGAATTATTCAAAAAAGATAAAATTTATCGATACACAACTTTTTGCTGGTTTTCAATATTCCAATTTCAATCAGCATTTATGGAGTTTGGTGCAGAATAACTTTAATGAAACCGAATTTGAATTCTCGCAAAACAGAGATCAGAAATTTAATGTCGATGTTTTTTCGGGAAGAATTGATTTAGAAAAAAAGTTTAAAAATGAAATGAATTTAGAATATGGAGGTTTGTATTTAAAAGCAAAATCGTATTCGGATTCAGACATTTTTGATTTTGAGAAAAATAAAAATGAGACTTTAAATTATGATTTTAAAGAAGAAAATTTGGCAGCATATATTCAGTTTTCTGGAAAACTGAAAAAGATTGATTTTTCTGTTGGATTACGAGCTGAAAACACAAATGTTTATGCAAAATACAAGGCAGATTTGTCGCCTTCAATTGATAGAAATTATACCAATTTGTTTCCTAAAGCACAATTTTCATTTGCGATCGATAGCACAAAAAGCGTCAATTTAAATTATGCGAAAAATATAGTGAGGCCAAAATATTCCTCATTAAGCCAAATTGCAACGTATATAAATCCATATTTTTTATATGGAAGCAGTATTAAATTAGGACCAGCATTTACAGACGAAATTACGGGTACTTTTCAATATTTGGACAAATCGGTTAAAATGAGTTTTTACCAAACTAAAAACACTGTAAATTCTACTTTTTTATTTAATGAAGAAACCAATATATTGACGATCACGGATGTTAATTTTAAACGAGAAACTGGTTTTACAATTGATTTTACGCTTCCGTTTACGTACAAATTCTGGACAACAACAAATTCCTTAATTTTTATAAAAAGCAAAGTTGAAGACAACTCGGCACAAATGCATTCATCAAAACCGTATTTGTATTATTACTCAAATAATTCCTTTAAGTTGCCAAAGAACTTTAATTATGTTTTTTCTTTTTGGGGAACAACGGCGCAAAATGACGGCGTTTTTGAAAGAAAAGCCAATTTTGTTTTAGATATGTCGTTGGCCAAAACATTTGGCAAAAATTGGAATTGCGCTTTAAATTTCAACGATGTTTTTAAGCAAACAATTTACACTGAAAGTTTTGCTATTAATAATATAAGTTCAAAATCGAGATATTTGGTTGATGCACATGAGATTTCGATTGCTGTTCGTTATTCTTTCGGAAAAATAAAAGATTCGAAATACAAAGAAAAAACGGTTGATGAAAATGAAAACAGAATTAGATAG
- a CDS encoding RsmD family RNA methyltransferase, whose product MRIISGKHKGRRISPPKNLPVRPTTDMSKEALFNVLNNHFSFDSLKVLDLFSGTGNISYEFASRGSAPITSVDGDFGCVKFIKQVSSEYDFDIAATKSDVFKFLENCKTSYDIVFADPPYGLDQATFEKIVMTVFERDLLHEDGMMIIEHSKYTKLDHLSNFSFQKSYGGSYFSFFELNSTDDDEELPGDSPIKITEEDEG is encoded by the coding sequence ATGAGAATCATTTCAGGAAAACACAAAGGACGTCGAATTTCTCCCCCAAAAAACCTTCCTGTAAGACCCACAACTGATATGAGCAAAGAGGCATTATTTAATGTCTTGAACAATCATTTTAGTTTTGACAGCTTAAAGGTTTTGGATCTATTTTCAGGAACCGGAAACATCAGTTATGAATTTGCGTCGCGCGGCAGTGCGCCCATAACTTCTGTTGACGGTGATTTTGGATGCGTAAAATTCATCAAACAGGTTTCATCAGAATATGATTTTGATATTGCGGCTACAAAAAGCGATGTTTTCAAATTTTTGGAAAACTGCAAAACGTCATACGATATTGTTTTTGCCGATCCTCCTTATGGTTTAGATCAAGCAACTTTTGAAAAAATTGTAATGACGGTTTTTGAAAGAGATTTGCTTCATGAAGATGGAATGATGATAATTGAACATTCAAAATATACAAAACTGGATCATTTGAGTAATTTTTCTTTTCAAAAAAGCTACGGAGGTTCATACTTCAGTTTCTTCGAATTAAATTCAACTGATGATGATGAAGAGCTTCCTGGAGATTCTCCAATAAAAATAACTGAGGAAGACGAAGGATAG
- a CDS encoding HAMP domain-containing sensor histidine kinase produces the protein MKQKINLLIAFSVIALIVLTTVQCYLVKTAYDYKVAEFHTQIKNEIAQITNNYSDIDSVLVAKKEALYKQLSENYIKGKNSRLEVKNAVLEKQYQSALTSQIQRKFERDLPNFKIDFAIVLNKFIVYKNTQKADTIFSEKPFIENKLYGNLSSLNHAFLVRNYVGTTNGTFENQEYQLLTEDSMYVSVIDWEMIILRRMTFILVLSLFSILTLITLFVIAIKALIKQKKVSDVKTDFINNITHELKTPLATLGISTKILEQKNIRENDENFNSILSTISRQNNRLQSLIDQVMANSLAENEIELQKEKIETEDFLLSIVNDFKIAFPKINLKIDFQTQKTILTLDKFHLTTAFLNVLENAVKYGSNTITVKTRIVEKQFSISFEDDGIGIAKNKQAFLFEKFYRVEQGNLHNTKGLGLGLYYVDQIVKAHQGSVNVISDLGKGTQFTILLKV, from the coding sequence ATGAAACAAAAAATCAATTTATTAATCGCTTTTTCAGTCATAGCTTTAATTGTTTTGACGACTGTGCAATGCTATTTGGTAAAAACGGCTTATGACTATAAAGTAGCCGAGTTTCATACGCAGATAAAAAATGAAATCGCTCAAATTACCAACAATTACAGCGACATCGATTCGGTTTTGGTTGCTAAAAAAGAAGCGCTTTACAAACAATTATCTGAAAATTACATCAAAGGAAAAAACAGCCGTTTAGAGGTGAAAAATGCGGTTTTAGAAAAACAATATCAAAGTGCTTTAACCAGTCAAATTCAGAGAAAATTCGAACGAGATCTTCCGAATTTCAAAATTGATTTTGCCATTGTCCTCAATAAATTCATCGTATACAAAAACACGCAAAAAGCTGATACTATTTTCTCTGAAAAACCATTTATTGAAAATAAATTATACGGAAATCTGTCTTCATTAAATCATGCTTTCTTGGTTCGGAATTATGTCGGAACAACAAACGGAACATTTGAAAATCAGGAATATCAATTGCTGACCGAAGATTCAATGTACGTTTCGGTAATCGATTGGGAAATGATTATTTTAAGGCGAATGACTTTTATTTTAGTTCTGTCTTTATTTTCAATTCTGACACTGATTACGTTGTTTGTCATTGCAATTAAAGCCTTGATAAAACAGAAAAAAGTAAGCGATGTAAAAACCGATTTCATCAATAATATTACGCACGAACTCAAAACACCATTAGCAACTTTAGGTATTTCGACTAAGATTTTAGAGCAGAAAAACATTCGTGAAAACGATGAAAATTTCAACTCGATTTTGAGCACGATTTCACGCCAGAATAATCGTCTTCAAAGTTTGATCGATCAGGTTATGGCAAATTCCTTGGCAGAAAATGAAATCGAACTTCAAAAGGAAAAAATTGAAACAGAGGATTTTCTGCTTTCCATTGTAAACGATTTTAAAATTGCATTTCCAAAAATCAATTTAAAAATCGATTTCCAAACGCAAAAAACCATTTTGACTTTAGATAAATTTCATTTGACTACAGCGTTTTTGAACGTTTTAGAAAATGCTGTAAAATATGGGTCAAATACCATTACGGTCAAAACAAGAATAGTCGAAAAACAATTTTCTATAAGTTTTGAAGATGACGGAATTGGCATCGCCAAGAACAAACAAGCCTTTCTATTTGAAAAATTTTATCGCGTAGAGCAAGGAAATTTACACAATACAAAAGGTTTAGGTTTAGGATTGTATTATGTCGATCAAATTGTAAAAGCGCACCAAGGTTCTGTAAACGTTATTAGCGATTTAGGAAAAGGAACTCAGTTTACTATTTTATTAAAAGTTTAA
- a CDS encoding ATP-dependent DNA helicase has protein sequence MNSTLFYSVLQKRFPFAPTYKQDIFFQKIAIFLTEPKNDTIFVLKGYAGTGKTTVISTIVNNLGEINKKFVLLAPTGRAAKVISNYSNKSAFTIHKKIYFPKKSSGGGVAFTKQVNKHKNTVFIVDEASMISDSTLDSGSLLDDLINYVYSGNNCKMILLGDTAQLPPVNLDISPALDIQTLGVHYDKEIEHIELDEVMRQEENSGILFNATELRELLKESFITEFRFNVKKFKDIVRLTDGYDIQDAINTAYSNYSIEDTAFIVRSNKRANQYNEQIRSRILFKESELSVGDFLMVVKNNYFWLKETDEAGFIANGDIIEVLEMFGIKELYGFTFAKVKIRMVDYPNQIPFETVLILDTIKSESPSLTYEESNRLYEEVMKDYEDEPTKYKRFQKVKENEYFNGLQVKFSYAITCHKSQGGQWNTVFIEQPYLPDGIDRDYIRWLYTAMTRAKNKLYLIGFKDESFEE, from the coding sequence ATGAATTCAACATTGTTTTACAGCGTTTTACAAAAAAGATTCCCTTTTGCGCCTACATACAAACAAGATATTTTTTTTCAGAAAATCGCGATTTTCCTAACCGAACCTAAAAATGACACCATTTTTGTGCTGAAAGGATATGCCGGAACTGGAAAAACAACGGTGATTTCAACGATTGTAAATAATCTGGGAGAAATCAATAAAAAATTTGTTTTGCTGGCACCAACAGGTCGCGCAGCAAAAGTGATTTCGAATTACTCAAATAAATCGGCTTTTACAATTCATAAAAAAATATATTTCCCGAAAAAATCATCGGGTGGAGGAGTTGCTTTTACTAAACAAGTCAATAAACATAAAAACACCGTTTTTATCGTCGATGAAGCTTCGATGATTTCAGATAGTACGCTCGATAGCGGATCGCTTCTGGATGATTTGATCAATTATGTTTATTCAGGAAACAATTGCAAAATGATTCTTTTAGGAGATACAGCACAGTTGCCACCGGTAAATTTAGATATTTCTCCAGCGCTAGACATTCAGACTTTGGGTGTTCATTATGATAAAGAAATTGAACATATCGAGTTGGACGAAGTTATGCGTCAAGAAGAAAATTCAGGAATTTTATTCAACGCAACCGAATTGCGAGAATTACTGAAAGAAAGTTTTATAACCGAATTCAGATTCAACGTAAAAAAGTTTAAAGATATCGTTCGTTTGACAGATGGTTATGACATTCAGGACGCGATAAATACAGCTTACAGCAATTATAGTATTGAAGATACGGCTTTTATTGTGCGATCAAATAAAAGAGCAAATCAGTATAATGAGCAAATCAGAAGCCGAATTTTATTTAAAGAAAGCGAACTTTCTGTTGGTGATTTTTTGATGGTTGTAAAAAACAATTATTTCTGGTTGAAAGAAACCGACGAAGCTGGTTTTATTGCCAATGGTGATATTATTGAAGTTTTGGAAATGTTCGGAATCAAAGAATTATATGGATTTACTTTTGCGAAAGTCAAAATCAGAATGGTCGATTATCCGAACCAAATTCCTTTTGAGACGGTTTTGATTTTGGATACTATAAAAAGCGAATCGCCATCATTAACTTATGAAGAATCGAATCGTTTGTATGAAGAAGTAATGAAAGATTATGAAGATGAGCCAACGAAATACAAGAGATTTCAAAAAGTTAAGGAAAATGAATATTTCAACGGATTGCAAGTGAAGTTCTCCTACGCAATCACCTGTCACAAATCGCAAGGTGGGCAATGGAATACTGTTTTTATCGAACAGCCTTATTTACCAGACGGAATCGATCGCGATTATATCAGATGGCTTTATACCGCTATGACGCGTGCCAAAAATAAGCTATATTTGATAGGATTTAAAGACGAGAGTTTTGAGGAGTAA
- a CDS encoding helix-turn-helix domain-containing protein → MNEIGKKIKEIRKKKGLSQEELAESSKVNLRTIQRIENDENEPRGKTLNLICEVLDINTEDILDYGKYEDKSYLIVFHLSVLVFLVIPVGNIILPLILWIAKKDKIIGLKEIGANLLNYQIVWSIFTFISLAVFFVLKIMHYGQYLVPFYVFISFYILNVVLPVFFAIKISRETTSRAYPNFIRIVK, encoded by the coding sequence ATGAACGAAATTGGAAAAAAAATAAAAGAAATAAGAAAGAAAAAAGGTCTTTCTCAAGAAGAATTAGCCGAGTCTTCAAAAGTAAATTTAAGAACGATTCAGCGTATTGAAAATGACGAAAATGAACCACGCGGAAAAACCTTGAATCTGATTTGTGAAGTTTTAGATATAAATACTGAAGATATTTTAGATTACGGAAAGTATGAAGACAAAAGCTATTTAATTGTTTTTCATCTTTCAGTATTAGTTTTTCTAGTAATTCCTGTCGGAAATATTATTTTGCCTCTTATTTTATGGATTGCGAAAAAAGATAAAATTATCGGACTGAAAGAAATCGGAGCAAATCTGCTCAACTATCAAATAGTTTGGTCGATTTTTACTTTCATTTCACTGGCAGTATTTTTTGTTTTAAAAATTATGCATTACGGTCAATATTTGGTACCGTTTTATGTTTTTATTTCATTTTATATTTTAAATGTAGTTTTACCCGTTTTTTTTGCGATTAAAATAAGCAGAGAAACAACAAGCAGGGCATATCCGAATTTTATAAGAATAGTGAAATAA
- the ygiD gene encoding 4,5-DOPA dioxygenase extradiol, translating to MTTLSDLHSISSTFSNTDKMPVLFLGHGSPMNAIEENQFVTGFRNLAKTLPQPNAILCVSAHWFTKGTKVTSMEMPRTIHDFGGFPQALFDVQYPAKGSPELAVETKKILDPVQVELDEHWGLDHGAWSVIKHLYPSADVPVIQLSIDYTKSGQYHFELAQKLQQLRYKGVLIIGSGNIVHNLRMVDFRNFDKDNYGYDWAIEAREIVNNYLLDGNFQPLIDFEKMNKAVQLAIPTPDHYLPLLYTLGLKGKTDELELFNDKLLAGSLSMTSVKIM from the coding sequence ATGACAACACTAAGCGACTTACATTCGATTTCATCTACGTTTTCGAATACAGATAAAATGCCAGTTCTGTTTTTAGGACACGGAAGTCCAATGAATGCAATTGAAGAAAATCAGTTTGTGACTGGTTTTCGTAATCTGGCAAAAACATTGCCACAGCCAAATGCTATTTTATGTGTTTCGGCACATTGGTTTACCAAAGGAACAAAAGTAACTTCAATGGAAATGCCAAGAACGATTCATGATTTTGGAGGTTTTCCGCAGGCGCTTTTTGATGTGCAATATCCAGCAAAAGGAAGTCCGGAATTAGCGGTTGAAACTAAGAAAATATTAGATCCGGTTCAGGTTGAATTAGATGAACATTGGGGTTTAGATCATGGCGCATGGAGCGTAATAAAGCATTTATATCCAAGTGCGGATGTTCCTGTGATTCAATTAAGTATTGATTATACAAAATCAGGGCAATATCATTTTGAATTGGCGCAGAAACTGCAACAACTTCGTTATAAAGGTGTTTTAATCATCGGAAGCGGGAATATTGTCCACAACCTTCGAATGGTTGATTTCAGAAATTTTGATAAAGACAACTACGGTTATGACTGGGCTATTGAAGCTCGTGAAATCGTAAATAATTATTTGTTAGATGGGAATTTTCAGCCTTTGATTGACTTCGAAAAAATGAATAAGGCCGTTCAATTGGCGATTCCTACTCCAGATCATTATTTGCCTTTGCTTTATACTTTAGGCTTAAAAGGCAAAACTGATGAACTGGAACTTTTCAATGATAAACTTTTGGCAGGTTCGTTGAGTATGACTTCGGTTAAAATTATGTAA
- a CDS encoding DUF3822 family protein, with protein MSLQNTNITSKNYKKLSIQVSLTGFSYCCFDTLNNVITSFKEIKFDTSNKSTKIEDLFTEAFKNNLELKDTYDEVMVIHNNNLSTFVPTALFDEDYLGSYLQYTTKVFETDFFTFDEISNYHMNSVYIPYVNINNFLIDNVGSFDYKHANSILVEKILDNSRNNDEKKMVVNFNPGHFEVIVVQNQKLLFFNSFEYQTPEDFIYYLLFTAEQSNLNPEIFPLELLGTIDKNDPFYAIAYKYIRNISFMDVSTLQQKNSFSLTENQKHYILFQS; from the coding sequence ATGTCATTACAAAACACTAACATTACTTCTAAAAATTATAAAAAACTTTCTATTCAGGTTTCTCTGACTGGGTTTTCCTATTGCTGTTTCGATACTTTAAATAATGTCATTACATCGTTTAAAGAAATCAAGTTTGATACTTCAAACAAAAGCACAAAAATTGAAGATCTTTTTACTGAAGCTTTCAAAAATAATTTGGAATTGAAGGACACTTATGATGAAGTAATGGTGATTCACAACAACAACCTTTCGACTTTTGTCCCAACGGCTTTATTTGATGAAGATTATCTAGGAAGTTATCTACAATACACAACAAAAGTTTTTGAAACCGACTTTTTTACATTTGACGAAATTTCAAATTATCACATGAATTCGGTTTACATTCCGTATGTGAATATCAACAACTTTTTGATTGATAATGTTGGTTCTTTTGACTACAAACATGCAAATAGTATTTTGGTCGAAAAAATTTTAGACAATTCAAGAAACAACGACGAAAAGAAAATGGTGGTCAACTTTAATCCTGGCCATTTTGAAGTAATTGTGGTTCAAAACCAAAAGCTTCTGTTTTTCAATTCATTTGAATACCAAACCCCTGAAGATTTCATATATTACCTACTATTTACTGCCGAACAATCGAACTTAAATCCGGAAATTTTTCCGCTCGAATTATTGGGCACGATAGACAAAAACGATCCGTTTTATGCCATTGCGTATAAATACATTCGTAATATATCCTTTATGGATGTAAGCACTTTACAGCAAAAAAACAGCTTCTCTTTAACAGAAAATCAAAAACATTATATTTTATTCCAATCATGA
- the kdsB gene encoding 3-deoxy-manno-octulosonate cytidylyltransferase, translating into MKIIAVIPARYASTRFPAKLMQDLGGKTVILRTYEAAVSTKLFDDVFVVTDSNLIFDEIVSNGGKAIMSIKEHESGSDRIAEAVANLDVDIVVNVQGDEPFTEAEPLAQVLSVFKNDPDRKIDLASLMREITEEEEINNPNNVKVVVDQSQFALYFSRSVIPYPREKNVGVRYFQHIGIYAFRKQALLDFYSLPMKSLEASEKLEQLRYLEFGKRIKMVETTHVGIGIDTAEDLEKARMMLKDI; encoded by the coding sequence ATGAAAATAATAGCGGTAATTCCAGCCAGATATGCTTCAACACGCTTTCCTGCAAAATTGATGCAGGATTTAGGTGGAAAAACAGTAATTCTAAGAACCTACGAAGCGGCAGTTTCTACAAAATTATTTGATGATGTTTTTGTAGTAACCGACTCAAATTTGATTTTTGACGAAATAGTTTCCAATGGCGGAAAAGCAATTATGAGCATCAAAGAGCACGAATCAGGAAGCGATCGAATTGCTGAAGCCGTTGCGAATCTTGATGTAGATATTGTGGTAAATGTGCAAGGCGATGAACCTTTTACTGAAGCAGAGCCTCTGGCTCAAGTGTTATCTGTTTTTAAAAATGATCCCGACAGAAAAATTGATTTGGCTTCATTAATGCGTGAAATTACAGAGGAAGAAGAAATCAATAACCCGAACAATGTAAAAGTTGTGGTAGATCAATCGCAGTTTGCGCTGTATTTTTCAAGATCAGTAATTCCGTATCCGAGAGAGAAAAATGTTGGAGTACGCTATTTTCAACACATCGGAATTTATGCTTTTAGAAAACAGGCTTTACTGGATTTTTACAGTCTTCCGATGAAATCTTTAGAAGCTTCTGAAAAACTAGAACAATTACGTTATTTGGAATTCGGAAAACGTATTAAAATGGTTGAAACAACGCATGTGGGAATTGGAATTGATACGGCAGAGGATTTAGAGAAGGCGAGAATGATGTTAAAGGATATTTAA